Proteins co-encoded in one Prunus persica cultivar Lovell chromosome G6, Prunus_persica_NCBIv2, whole genome shotgun sequence genomic window:
- the LOC18775062 gene encoding calcium uniporter protein 6, mitochondrial: MWRWWRSSGMVMKQVVGSNHLGKPNSPYPCIGQVFGLKGFAKQECGLLTNPAISSSSLIPRRTLSSSDDFNGAGEINRGGGGGGGGETISFAEAKRLMRLVNVEALKMRLGAEGKEAIPYSDLIEACQSIGVARSPEEAAAFARVLDEAGVILLFRDKVLLHPNRVVELVQRAVPLVLTPEDDPMWEELKVLQEKKEEIDVQAHKQVRRILWSGLVLVVAQLGLFFRLTYWDFSWDVVEPLAYFTTTTCIGIGYAYFLITSRDPTYQDLMKRLFLRRQRKLIKRHNFDVERFKEIQKKCGAPLHASASIKNRVGMEVELDDALHRE; encoded by the exons ATGTGGAGATGGTGGAGAAGCAGTGGTATGGTGATGAAGCAAGTGGTTGGTAGCAACCACCTTGGGAAGCCCAACAGCCCCTACCCATGTATTGGGCAGGTGTTTGGATTAAAGGGTTTTGCAAAACAAGAATGTGGGTTGTTGACAAATCCGGcaatatcttcatcatcacttATACCCAGAAGGACACTGTCATCTTCTGATGATTTCAATGGAGCAGGAGAGATCaacagaggaggaggaggaggaggaggaggagagaccATATCTTTTGCAGAGGCCAAGAGGCTGATGAGGCTTGTCAATGTGGAGGCTTTGAAGATGAGGCTTGGTGCTGAAGGAAAAGAGGCCATACCATATTCTGATCTTATTGAGGCCTGTCAAAGCATTGGGGTTGCCAGATCTCCAGAGGAGGCTGCAGCTTTTGCTCGAGTGCTTGATGAGGCTGGTGTAATCCTTCTCTTTCGGGACAAGGTCCTCCTTCATCCTAATAGG GTTGTGGAGCTGGTTCAAAGAGCAGTACCCCTTGTCCTGACTCCTGAAGATGACCCCATGTGGGAGGAGTTAAAGGTGCTGcaggagaagaaggaagaaattgATGTGCAGGCACATAAGCAGGTTCGGCGCATTCTCTGGTCCGGTCTGGTGCTAGTTGTGGCACAACTCGGGCTCTTTTTCAGGCTAACATATTGGGACTTCTCGTGGGATGTAGTGGAACCACTTGCATATTTCACAACAACAACTTGCATAGGCATAGGCTATGCCTACTTCTTGATCACTTCAAGAGATCCGACTTACCAAGATCTGATGAAGAGGCTTTTTCTCAGGAGGCAGAGGAAACTCATCAAGAGGCATAATTTTGATGTTGAAAGATTCAAAGAGATACAGAAAAAATGCGGCGCACCTCTACATGCGAGTGCCTCGATTAAGAATCGGGTAGGCATGGAAGTGGAGCTGGACGATGCTTTGCATAGGGAGTAA